From Bacillus horti, one genomic window encodes:
- a CDS encoding class I SAM-dependent methyltransferase encodes MFDVSSKYYDTIYSTKNYKTEAEQIHQYITNERQEYKTILDVACGTAQHAFYLKDQYLVDGIDLNPEFISNDIKMCRMTHARRQGNLSILKLDYLFGTDSGIEYFTEEHRMGLFTVNDLIHSFMQAGFEVEYDEHGLIGRGMYIARKMG; translated from the coding sequence ATGTTTGACGTTTCTTCTAAATACTATGACACTATTTACAGCACAAAAAATTACAAAACTGAAGCAGAACAGATTCATCAATACATAACCAATGAAAGGCAGGAGTATAAAACCATCCTAGACGTTGCCTGTGGGACAGCTCAACATGCCTTTTACCTAAAGGATCAGTATTTAGTTGATGGAATCGATCTTAACCCTGAATTTATATCTAACGATATTAAAATGTGTAGGATGACTCATGCTCGAAGACAAGGCAATCTTTCCATACTAAAGCTTGATTACTTGTTCGGTACTGATTCAGGAATAGAGTATTTTACTGAGGAACATCGGATGGGGCTATTTACAGTCAATGATCTTATTCATTCATTTATGCAAGCAGGATTCGAGGTAGAATATGATGAACATGGACTTATTGGCAGAGGTATGTACATTGCACGAAAAATGGGATAG
- a CDS encoding Hsp20/alpha crystallin family protein, with protein MIKISELNPYRSNEDPFEQLLRSFHDLMESNWASPFGYQSFRSSIREDTNHYIVTAELPGVAKDDINLELEGHYLTIRAKTNEINELKDHNNYLIGSSRRTGEFVRSFFLGNADVNSIQAKLENGLLHVWIPKLPDNHHSRKQIPID; from the coding sequence TTGATTAAAATATCTGAATTGAATCCCTATCGCAGTAATGAGGATCCTTTTGAGCAATTACTTAGATCCTTCCATGATTTGATGGAGAGCAACTGGGCGTCTCCATTTGGCTACCAATCATTTCGAAGCAGTATTCGAGAGGACACAAACCATTACATTGTAACGGCAGAGCTTCCTGGGGTTGCTAAGGATGATATTAATCTTGAGCTAGAAGGGCATTATCTGACCATCCGTGCGAAGACTAATGAAATAAATGAGCTAAAGGATCATAACAACTATTTAATTGGTAGTTCAAGGAGAACTGGAGAATTTGTGAGGAGCTTCTTTTTAGGAAACGCGGATGTAAATTCTATTCAAGCTAAATTAGAGAACGGTTTGCTACACGTATGGATACCTAAGCTTCCTGATAACCATCATTCTCGTAAACAGATTCCAATCGACTAG
- a CDS encoding alpha/beta fold hydrolase, whose protein sequence is MYVLIGIGFFIAILVIYNLHQFKRAEEQYPPQGKFITINGYRLHYLEQGKEDGQAVVFLHGGVLTANDFQDVMSKAVAHGYRAYAFDRPGYGYSDRPKNTTPEDQAKMIHEALAKLGVIKPILVGHSWSGLLVLAYALQYPGKVTGIITLGGGMYAEGYPAENGDPISSLVITPWLGFISLHTLLATIGPLLSDQIMKVTFNPELVPEGYKQEAKALWLRPGQFRANREDILYFSSVAKRISKKYKDITVPIVIGLGEDDPFETKEHSFRLHREVPQSHLLVWKETAHMIPQLHPEKVWEAIKLL, encoded by the coding sequence ATGTATGTACTTATCGGTATCGGATTTTTTATTGCTATACTAGTTATATATAATCTTCATCAATTTAAAAGAGCAGAGGAACAATATCCACCTCAAGGAAAGTTCATAACGATTAATGGCTATAGATTGCATTACTTGGAACAAGGTAAAGAAGACGGTCAGGCTGTAGTATTTTTGCATGGGGGTGTCCTTACAGCTAATGACTTTCAGGATGTAATGAGCAAAGCAGTAGCTCATGGATACCGTGCTTACGCCTTCGATCGACCAGGATATGGCTACAGTGATAGACCAAAAAACACTACACCAGAAGATCAAGCAAAGATGATTCACGAAGCATTAGCTAAGCTTGGGGTGATAAAGCCCATATTAGTCGGGCACTCTTGGAGTGGTCTTCTAGTCTTAGCTTATGCACTTCAATACCCAGGCAAAGTGACCGGAATAATTACACTGGGAGGAGGAATGTATGCCGAAGGATATCCAGCAGAGAATGGAGATCCTATCTCATCATTGGTAATCACCCCATGGCTTGGTTTTATTTCACTCCACACTCTTCTTGCAACGATTGGTCCACTATTATCCGACCAGATTATGAAAGTAACTTTTAATCCAGAACTAGTTCCAGAGGGATATAAACAAGAAGCTAAAGCATTATGGCTTCGACCTGGCCAGTTCAGAGCAAACAGAGAGGATATCCTTTACTTCTCTTCTGTAGCAAAACGTATTTCTAAGAAGTACAAGGATATTACAGTCCCTATTGTTATTGGACTAGGGGAAGATGATCCCTTTGAAACCAAAGAACACAGCTTCCGTTTACATCGAGAAGTACCACAATCCCATTTGTTAGTCTGGAAAGAAACAGCACACATGATTCCTCAGCTTCATCCAGAGAAAGTTTGGGAAGCAATAAAACTACTTTAA
- a CDS encoding SDR family NAD(P)-dependent oxidoreductase, giving the protein MKDLFIAGGTSGMGKGIAMHYLRQGSRVTVSGSNLLRGKDFLDEAAELGAKKQASFIQANLLSLSENRRVIKEVQQRHQSLDGLVLTAMQQFPKRKLTPDGFESTLALYYISRFVLSYGLTELLELGDNPVIVSIGGTGMTKGEIHWDDLNLQQGYGLLKATLQGGRANDLLGVAYTENHKNGKTRFILNHPGYTNSGTNHLSQPFKGIMKVMGKLFAQPVEKSIQPIIKLMDNPPSQRLIAWDRTKSLDLTLPTLSKEDALKLYNLTKHILR; this is encoded by the coding sequence ATGAAAGACTTATTTATAGCAGGCGGTACTTCTGGAATGGGTAAAGGAATTGCCATGCACTATTTACGCCAAGGTAGCAGGGTAACTGTTTCCGGCAGTAACCTTCTCAGGGGAAAAGACTTTTTAGATGAAGCGGCAGAACTTGGGGCTAAGAAACAGGCGTCCTTTATTCAAGCTAATCTGTTGTCTTTGTCCGAAAATCGACGGGTAATCAAAGAGGTGCAACAACGCCATCAGTCACTTGATGGATTAGTTCTAACGGCTATGCAGCAATTTCCTAAGCGCAAACTGACTCCGGATGGTTTTGAAAGCACGCTTGCCCTTTATTACATCAGTCGGTTTGTTTTGAGCTACGGATTGACGGAGTTGCTGGAACTCGGTGACAATCCAGTAATTGTGAGCATTGGAGGTACTGGAATGACGAAAGGAGAGATACATTGGGATGACCTGAATCTTCAACAGGGGTATGGCTTACTTAAGGCTACTCTGCAGGGAGGACGTGCAAACGATCTGCTTGGGGTGGCCTATACCGAGAATCATAAAAACGGGAAGACCCGCTTTATTCTTAACCACCCCGGCTATACCAATAGCGGTACAAATCATTTGTCCCAGCCTTTTAAAGGGATAATGAAAGTAATGGGTAAGCTCTTTGCACAGCCAGTAGAAAAAAGTATTCAACCGATTATCAAGCTGATGGATAATCCTCCCTCCCAACGTCTTATTGCCTGGGATCGAACGAAGTCCCTAGACCTTACCCTTCCTACTCTTAGTAAGGAGGATGCGCTTAAGCTATATAACCTTACTAAGCACATCCTAAGATAG
- a CDS encoding TetR/AcrR family transcriptional regulator — protein MSTKDRVFEVAVRLVAEKPFDQITMAEIAQEAGVHWTSVRRYFGGKTEMREWLRDKQMSENYQLSDTRSRIIKAAATVFSKIGYHQASLDLVAEHTGMTKGAVYWHFSSKQDLFLALLEQHLQQQIRLLSIRIEALLTSPNPRLALEEWLKEQLEGLAENKESAGLFMEFVVASREKEVRDRLTSLQRDFLQHISELIADMQHQGRIRASINPSSFALLIDSILKGAAVEWMIDPERADLSSYIHTVSAFLWENISPSS, from the coding sequence ATGTCTACAAAGGATAGAGTCTTTGAAGTTGCTGTTCGCCTCGTCGCAGAAAAGCCCTTTGATCAAATTACAATGGCAGAGATAGCTCAAGAAGCTGGAGTGCATTGGACCTCTGTTCGCCGTTACTTTGGCGGTAAGACTGAAATGAGAGAGTGGCTTCGAGATAAACAAATGAGTGAGAATTACCAACTAAGTGATACGCGTTCACGAATCATAAAGGCTGCTGCCACCGTGTTTTCAAAAATAGGATACCATCAGGCTTCTCTAGATCTAGTTGCTGAGCACACAGGGATGACTAAAGGGGCTGTGTATTGGCATTTTAGTAGTAAGCAGGACCTTTTTCTAGCGTTATTAGAGCAGCATCTACAGCAACAAATTCGTCTACTCTCAATAAGGATTGAAGCTTTGCTTACTTCACCCAATCCACGCTTAGCACTGGAAGAATGGCTCAAAGAGCAATTAGAAGGATTAGCAGAGAATAAAGAATCAGCTGGTCTTTTCATGGAATTTGTTGTGGCTAGCCGTGAGAAAGAAGTACGCGATCGTTTAACTAGTTTACAGCGTGATTTTTTACAACACATTAGCGAATTGATAGCTGACATGCAACATCAAGGACGAATAAGGGCAAGCATAAATCCAAGTAGTTTTGCTTTGCTGATTGATTCTATTCTAAAAGGGGCGGCTGTTGAGTGGATGATTGACCCTGAGAGGGCCGATCTTTCCTCATATATTCATACTGTTTCAGCCTTCTTATGGGAAAATATAAGTCCTTCTTCTTGA
- a CDS encoding TetR family transcriptional regulator has protein sequence MSLVNPNDPRVKRTRKYIQKAFTDLLAEKDFEDISIQDIMERAELNRATFYNHFQDKYELLELTMKGAFTEILSTWIPEGTNLQGHDLLRSLMLAVCQWQIEVTKRLNSRRTLSQAMEQNAKEQLYNVIITCLTQAGNYSTQELRKIEWIATMISWSIYGVVVKWSSSQEEPAEIFVDNVLPFLMSNLSTLDVLN, from the coding sequence ATGAGTTTAGTTAACCCTAATGATCCTCGTGTGAAGCGGACGAGAAAATATATTCAGAAGGCATTTACTGATTTGCTTGCAGAGAAGGACTTTGAAGACATCTCAATTCAAGATATTATGGAACGGGCAGAGCTGAACCGTGCCACTTTTTATAACCATTTTCAAGATAAATATGAACTGCTTGAATTGACCATGAAGGGGGCTTTTACGGAGATTCTATCTACATGGATTCCAGAAGGTACGAATTTGCAGGGCCATGATTTGTTGCGAAGTCTGATGCTGGCAGTCTGTCAGTGGCAGATTGAAGTAACTAAGCGGTTAAATTCAAGGCGGACTCTATCACAAGCTATGGAGCAGAATGCCAAGGAACAGCTGTATAACGTGATTATTACATGTTTAACTCAGGCCGGGAATTATTCAACTCAAGAACTCCGGAAAATAGAATGGATCGCAACGATGATTAGTTGGTCGATTTACGGGGTGGTTGTTAAATGGAGCAGTTCTCAGGAAGAACCAGCTGAAATATTCGTTGATAACGTGTTACCTTTCCTAATGTCGAACTTAAGTACTCTAGATGTCTTGAACTGA
- a CDS encoding OsmC family protein, whose protein sequence is MAIIRIEGGQDQVYNGAGIQLVGSHAPDQEGLSPKELLESALALCISITLQKLLERDGVSYEKDEIIVEVKARKEEGVTNRFTHFHTTLTFPSVLDPAYRAKLLTIVERSCTISNTLRGDVVIETIEK, encoded by the coding sequence ATGGCAATTATTCGTATCGAAGGTGGGCAGGATCAAGTATATAATGGAGCAGGCATACAGCTGGTTGGTAGCCACGCACCAGATCAAGAGGGGCTATCACCTAAAGAGCTTTTAGAGAGTGCATTAGCCCTATGTATATCTATCACATTGCAGAAGCTTTTAGAGCGTGATGGAGTGTCGTATGAGAAGGATGAAATCATCGTAGAGGTTAAGGCAAGAAAAGAAGAAGGGGTAACTAATCGATTTACTCATTTCCATACTACCCTTACGTTTCCTTCTGTTCTAGATCCTGCTTACCGTGCTAAGCTACTAACGATAGTGGAACGCTCTTGTACTATTAGTAATACATTACGTGGTGATGTTGTAATTGAAACGATAGAGAAATAA